The Labilibaculum sp. sequence CTACTGAATGAGAAGCTTGGTTACTCATTAGAGCCTGAAAAAAGCTATGCTTTAGTACGCAACGGTGATAAATTCGGATGGCAAAAAGCCAAAGATGGCCTTTGGTATTTGGGTCTTTTTATTGAAGGCGGAAGAGTGAAAGATGTTGATCAGATCAAAATAAAATCGGCATTGCAGGAAATTGCAAATTTTAATATTTCAGATTTCAGGTTAACGGGGAATCAAAACCTGATTCTAGGCAAGATTGAGGAAGAAAACAAAGGTAAAATCAGTCAGATTCTGAAAAAACACCAGCTTTTGCCTCAGACAATTTCCGGGACAAGAGCCAACTCTATTGCCTGTGTTGCTCTAAACACATGCAGTCTGGCTTTTGCTGAAGCAGAAAGATATCTTCCTTTCTTGATCGATAAAATTGATGACAGCCTTCAGGAATTTGGCTTAACCAAGGATGAAATTGTGATTCGAATGACGGGTTGTGCCAATGGTTGTGGAAGACCTTACGTAGCCGAAATAGGCTTTATCGGAAAAGCTCCTGGAAGGTACAATTTCTATTTGGGTGGCAATTTTAAGGGAACACGCCTGAACAACCTGTATCGCGAAAATGTGAACGAGATAGAAATACTGAATGAGCTTCGTCCGATTCTTAAAGATTATTCCGAAAACAGAACAAAAGGTGAAGAATTTGGTGATTTCGTGATCCGCAAACAATACATAGCAGAAATTGTGAATCCCAAGGATTTTAAGCATTAAACATAGGAAAGTCAAAAGGTCTTGAAAGGTCGAAAGTCTAGAAACCCCTAAATCCCCTGAAGGGGACTTTGAGAAGTCCTTTGTGTTCCCTTTGTGGTTAAAAATATCATTATATGAAAAAAGGAAAAATATGGATTGTTGGTGCCGGACCCGGTGCTGCCGATCTGCTCACAATAAAAGCTTTACGAAGCATTCAGAATGCAGATGTTATTTTATACGATGCCTTAATTACCGATGAAGTTCGTGCTCTGTTTCCCAACAAAGCGATTCTTATTAATGTAGGGAAGCGATCAGGTGATGGCAAAAATCCGGTAAGCAGACAAGAATATATTCATGATCAGATGCTGATGTATTACTTGCTGGGCAGTGAGGTAGTGAGATTGAAGTCGGGCGACCCAATGGTTTACGGCAGAGGGGTTGAGGAAATTCGTTTCCTGCTGGAAGCGGGTTTAGAGTTTGAACTGATTCCAGGAATCAGCGCTGCTATGGCCGCCTCCAGTGAGTTTTGGATTCCCCTTACTGAAAGAGGGAAATCATCGGGCATTCATTTTCATTCTGCCGTAAAAGTTGGTGGTGAAAAAAGTGCTTTAAACGAAATTATCAGGGAAATTGAGAACAATGATACCGTTGTAATCTATATGGGGCTTGAACATTTAAAAGACATGGCTGATGAGCTTCACAAAAAATTATCTAAGGAAACCAATATCAATGTAGTATCGAAGGTTAGCTATACAGACAGTGATGTGATAAGCGGGAACACAAAGTTTTTCAGCCAAATAAAAAACAGCGGATTGCCGGCGTCACCAGCAGTAATAGTATTGGGAAATCACACTCAAATTCCTGGAAGCAGAGAAGTTAGTTTAAGAGGCAAAGCAGCCGTTTCGAGTAGAATTAAAAACTTTATCAGACAACCATTTTTAAACCTGTTTTAAAAATTCAGATGAATATGCAATACAGAACAAATAGATTCTGTGCAACACTCCACTCAATTTACTCGTCTTTTCTTCAAAATATCAAAAGCAGACTTTCTTATGAATTTCTGCTTTTTTTATTTAAGCTGTAACTTAATTCACGTTCACGGCGTCTTATATACTGATTAACATTTTCACTTAAAACACAAATACCTATGAAAAAAATTATCCAAAAGGCCTCCCTTCTAATTGTAGGTCTTACTTTTCTGCTTACAGGAAATACAAGTGCCCAGTTTTGGGGCGAAAAAGGGAACGGTAATGTTCAGACTCAAGATCGTGAAATTGGATCATTCTCTGCAATTTCGGCAAGTAGTGGATTGAACGTATATGTGACTCAGGGCGACAAAGAATCTTTACGTGTTGAAGCTGACGAAAATCTTATGGAATACATTATTACCCGTGTAAAAGGAAACGAACTGATTCTTAAAGTAGATGGTAATATCCGCAGGGCAACTAAAATGAATATTTACCTTACTCTGGTAAATGTTACCGAAATACACGTTTCAAGCGGAGCAGATTTCAAAACCAGAAACATGATAAACGCAGAGAAATTAGATATTTCGGTAAGCAGCGGCGCCGATGCCAAAATGGAATTAAATGCTAAAGAATTAAGCTGCAGTGTTAGCTCTGGTGCTGATGCCACACTAAGAGGAAAAGCTGATTTTTTTGCTGGTAAAGCAAGCAGTGGCAGCGATCTAAAAGCGAAAGAATTAATCGCAAAAGTTTGTAAAGCAAAAGCGTCAAGTGGTGGCGATGTTACTGTTTATGCAGAAGAAGAAATTGAAGCCAGCGCAAGTTCCGGTGGTGATGTCAACTACTACGGTAATCCTTCAAAAGTAAACGTAAGTGACTCGAGCGGTGGAGATGTTAATCGTCGTTAGAGCTACAAAGAGGCATTTCTTTTCGGAAATGCCTCTTTCAATTCTCACCTTTTTTCTCTGCGATACTTTGTGTACTCTATGGTCAAAATTTATTTTTATTTTTTTCTCCCACAGAGAGCACTGAGGGACACAGAGGTTTATGAATTATTTCTTCTTTTTCTTCTCCTCTACTTGTTTCAGATAATCACCCAGACCTTCGAACGGCATGTAGGTTTTCGGAATGCCTAATTTTGCAGAAGGATCATTTGCCGATAAATCTACTTTCTTCCCACACTTTGGACAACTTACTGTATGATGATTTGTGATTTCTAAAATATTCACAATGATTTCACCCTTGCAATGCGGGCAATCAACAATTACTTCCTGATCGTTAAATTCCATAATTTCTCGTTTTCTGATTTTGTAAAAATGGTAGAAAATTTACTGCTCGCAATCTTTCATTGATAATTGAATTCTTTTTCGGGCAGCATCAACCTCGGTAACTTTTACATTTACGTGCTGATGCAATTGAACCACATCGGCCGGATTGGACACGAACCGGTTTGCCAGCTGCGAGATATGAACCAAACCATCCTGTTTCACGCCAACATCAACAAAGGCGCCAAAATTGGTGATATTGGTTACAATTCCCGGCAACTCCATACCCACTTCCAACTGCTCTACTTTATAAATTCCTTCTTTAAACTGGAATACCTTAATAATGGTTCGCGGATCGCGGCCCGGCTTTTCCAATTCCTCCATAATATCTTTCAGGGTAGGCAATCCGACCTCGTCGCTAACATATTTATTCAAGTCGATTTGCTTACGCAATTCCTGATCGGCAATTAAATCGGCCACCGAACACTTTAGATCCTTCGCCATTTGTTTTACAATGCCATACGATTCGGGATGCACAGCTGAGTTATCCAATGGATTTTCGGAATTGGGAATACGAAGGAAACCTGCGCATTGCTCGAACGCCTTTGCGCCCATTCGTTTCACTTTGGATATCTCTTTACGGGTATTGAAAGCTCCGTTTTCGGCACGGTAATCAACAATATTCTGAGCCAATTGCGGGCCTAAACCCGACACGTAGTTCAACAAATGCTTACTGGCCGTGTTCAAGTTAACACCCACCTTATTTACACAGGATTCTACCACCTGATCGAGGCTTTGTTGTAATAAACTCTGGTCTACATCGTGCTGATATTGTCCAACACCTATCGATTTGGCTTCAATTTTCACCAACTCGGCCAATGGATCCATTAACCGGCGGCCAATGGAAACTGCACCACGCACGGTAACATCATATTCGGGAAACTCTTCGCGGGCTACTTTCGATGCGGAGTAAATAGACGCTCCGGCCTCGCTCACTACAAAAACCTGTACTTTTCGATCGTAATGAAGATTGGTTACAAAACGTTCTGTTTCTCTGCTGGCTGTTCCGTTACCAATTGCAATGGCCTGAATGTTATAAGTCTCGACCATGTTGGTCAGCTTTTTAGCCGCCATACTTCCCTGATTTTGCGGAGGATGCGGATAAATAGTTTCATTGTGCAGCAAATTTCCCTGCGCATCCAAACAAACCACTTTACATCCACTTCGGTAACCCGGATCTAAAGCCAAAACACGTTTTTGTCCCAGCGGAGATGAAAGAAGCAGTTGTCTCAAATTCTCTGAAAACACACGAATGGCTTCCTTATCGG is a genomic window containing:
- the cobA gene encoding uroporphyrinogen-III C-methyltransferase; protein product: MKKGKIWIVGAGPGAADLLTIKALRSIQNADVILYDALITDEVRALFPNKAILINVGKRSGDGKNPVSRQEYIHDQMLMYYLLGSEVVRLKSGDPMVYGRGVEEIRFLLEAGLEFELIPGISAAMAASSEFWIPLTERGKSSGIHFHSAVKVGGEKSALNEIIREIENNDTVVIYMGLEHLKDMADELHKKLSKETNINVVSKVSYTDSDVISGNTKFFSQIKNSGLPASPAVIVLGNHTQIPGSREVSLRGKAAVSSRIKNFIRQPFLNLF
- a CDS encoding head GIN domain-containing protein; this translates as MKKIIQKASLLIVGLTFLLTGNTSAQFWGEKGNGNVQTQDREIGSFSAISASSGLNVYVTQGDKESLRVEADENLMEYIITRVKGNELILKVDGNIRRATKMNIYLTLVNVTEIHVSSGADFKTRNMINAEKLDISVSSGADAKMELNAKELSCSVSSGADATLRGKADFFAGKASSGSDLKAKELIAKVCKAKASSGGDVTVYAEEEIEASASSGGDVNYYGNPSKVNVSDSSGGDVNRR
- a CDS encoding Tex family protein — its product is MTQKYIDHIKKSLQLQAFQVENTLQLLSEGATLPFISRYRKEMTGSLDEVQIGNIKDEIARLTELDKRRESILDSIEKQDKLTDDLKQRIMACGELNQLEDLYLPYKQKRKTKAVKAREKGLEPLAKILMKQEERDVEGRVAQFLSDEVPNTEEALQGARDIIAEWVNENEIARNSVRSIFQRQAVIRSKVVKGKEEEGEKFKDYFESEEPLKRVASHRILALRRGEAEGVLRVSIAPDEEEVLDRLNRLFVKGNTAASQQVELAVKDAYKRLLGSSLETEFANTSKEAADKEAIRVFSENLRQLLLSSPLGQKRVLALDPGYRSGCKVVCLDAQGNLLHNETIYPHPPQNQGSMAAKKLTNMVETYNIQAIAIGNGTASRETERFVTNLHYDRKVQVFVVSEAGASIYSASKVAREEFPEYDVTVRGAVSIGRRLMDPLAELVKIEAKSIGVGQYQHDVDQSLLQQSLDQVVESCVNKVGVNLNTASKHLLNYVSGLGPQLAQNIVDYRAENGAFNTRKEISKVKRMGAKAFEQCAGFLRIPNSENPLDNSAVHPESYGIVKQMAKDLKCSVADLIADQELRKQIDLNKYVSDEVGLPTLKDIMEELEKPGRDPRTIIKVFQFKEGIYKVEQLEVGMELPGIVTNITNFGAFVDVGVKQDGLVHISQLANRFVSNPADVVQLHQHVNVKVTEVDAARKRIQLSMKDCEQ